A DNA window from Brassica napus cultivar Da-Ae chromosome A4, Da-Ae, whole genome shotgun sequence contains the following coding sequences:
- the LOC106447526 gene encoding protein NRT1/ PTR FAMILY 5.1 isoform X1 — MEAAKVYTQDGTVDLQGRPVLASRTGRWKACSFLLGIDLVCVCEGYEAFERMAFYGIASNLVNYLTTRLHEDTISSVRNVNNWSGAVWITPIAGAYIADSYIGRFWTFTASSLIYVLGMILLTMAVTVKSLRPTCTNGVCNKASSLQIAFFYTSLYTIAIGAGGTKPNISTFGADQFDNYSIGEKKQKVSFFNWWMFSSFLGALFATLGLVYIQENLGWGLGYGIPTVGLLVSLVVFYIGTPFYRHKVIKSDNIAKDLVRVPIVAFKNRKLQCPSDILELHEFDSHYYKSTGKRQVHQTSTFRFLDKAAIKSCSRESPCTVTKVEVAKRVLGLTLIWLVTLIPSTLWAQVNTLFVKQGTTLDRKLGSDFQIPAASLGSFVTLSMLVSVPMYDQYFVPFMRKKTGNPRGITILQRLGIGFVIQIVAVAVASAVEVKRMRVIKEFNITSPKQVVPMSIFWLLPQYSLLGIGDVFNAIGLLEFFYDQSPEEMQSLGTTFFTSGIGLGNFLNSFLVTMIDKITSKGGGKSWIGDNLNDSRLDYYYGFLVVISVVNMGLFLLAASKYVYKSDDTKEFGGGCVQMEAKALDTSPLTL, encoded by the exons atggaGGCTGCAAAAGTCTACACACAAGATGGCACCGTCGACCTCCAAGGCCGTCCCGTCCTCGCGTCCAGGACCGGCCGTTGGAAGGCTTGCTCATTCCTCCTCGGTATAGA TCTTGTATGTGTATGTGAAGGGTATGAAGCGTTTGAGCGGATGGCGTTTTATGGAATAGCTTCGAACTTGGTGAATTATTTGACAACAAGACTACACGAAGACACGATCTCTTCGGTTAGAAATGTGAATAATTGGTCCGGTGCCGTTTGGATCACGCCGATAGCCGGAGCGTACATCGCTGACTCATACATCGGCCGCTTCTGGACTTTTACTGCCTCCTCTCTCATCTACGTCCTG GGGATGATTCTCTTAACAATGGCGGTAACAGTAAAATCCTTAAGACCAACATGCACAAACGGGGTATGCAACAAGGCATCCTCTTTGCAAATAGCATTTTTCTACACGTCTCTCTATACCATAGCCATTGGAGCAGGTGGAACAAAACCAAACATTTCCACATTTGGAGCAGACCAATTCGATAATTATAGCATTGGAGAGAAAAAACAAAAGGTTTCATTCTTCAATTGGTGGATGTTCAGCTCCTTCTTGGGTGCATTATTCGCGACATTAGGACTTGTCTACATCCAAGAGAATCTTGGATGGGGTTTAGGTTATGGCATCCCTACCGTAGGACTCTTGGTTTCTCTCGTTGTGTTCTATATCGGAACACCATTTTACAGGCATAAGGTCATTAAATCAGACAATATAGCTAAAGATTTGGTTAGAGTCCCTATTGTGGCATTCAAAAACCGAAAGCTTCAATGTCCTAGTGACATTTTGGAGCTTCATGAGTTTGACTCCCATTATTACAAAAGCACTGGTAAACGTCAAGTTCATCAGACTTCCACTTTCAG GTTCTTGGATAAAGCCGCCATTAAGTCATGTTCCAGAGAGTCACCTTGTACGGTGACAAAAGTGGAAGTGGCAAAGCGGGTACTAGGGCTTACGTTAATATGGCTTGTCACTTTAATCCCAAGCACCTTATGGGCACAAGTCAATACTCTCTTCGTCAAACAAGGGACCACGCTGGACCGGAAACTCGGATCAGACTTCCAAATCCCTGCGGCTTCTCTTGGAAGCTTTGTTACTCTCTCAATGCTTGTCTCAGTGCCAATGTATGACCAATACTTTGTTCCCTTCATGCGCAAGAAAACCGGAAACCCTAGAGGGATCACTATACTCCAaaggctagggatagggtttGTGATCCAAATTGTTGCAGTTGCTGTTGCTTCTGCCGTCGAGGTCAAGAGGATGCGCGTAATAAAGGAATTTAATATAACTAGCCCGAAACAAGTTGTGCCAATGAGCATTTTCTGGCTGCTCCCTCAGTACTCTCTTCTAGGCATTGGGGATGTGTTCAACGCGATTGGTTTGCTTGAGTTTTTCTACGATCAGTCACCCGAGGAGATGCAGAGCCTTGGAACGACGTTTTTTACAAGTGGAATCGGTCTAGGAAACTTCTTGAACAGTTTCTTGGTGACTATGATTGATAAAATCACGAGTAAAGGGGGAGGGAAGAGTTGGATTGGGGATAATTTGAATGATTCTAGGCTAGATTACTATTATGGGTTTCTAGTGGTGATTTCGGTTGTGAACATGGGATTGTTCTTGTTGGCAGCTAGCAAGTATGTCTACAAGAGTGATGATACGAAAGAGTTTGGTGGAGGATGTGTTCAAATGGAGGCCAAGGCCTTAGACACATCTCCTCTTACTCTTTGA
- the LOC106447525 gene encoding uncharacterized serine-rich protein C215.13-like: MTMSERSSKVVVKDNSQVNSSSRIYYYGGASVPFLWETRPGTPKHPLFSESFRLPPLTPPPSYYSSSSSSSPGNKLAKVRTKQTRFVKTLFNRKHHVSHPSISWSSSTSSSSYSSSSSSSSPRSKSVHRPDKCYLSCSRSYVKDDDEEESGSSSPTSTLCYKRGFSMKRALCSILSHKSSRSDLRLV, from the coding sequence ATGACAATGTCAGAAAGATCCTCGAAGGTGGTCGTAAAGGATAACTCGCAGGTCAACTCATCGTCGAGAATCTATTACTACGGCGGAGCTTCCGTGCCGTTTTTATGGGAGACACGGCCAGGGACACCTAAACATCCTCTCTTCTCTGAATCATTTCGTCTTCCGCCGTTAACGCCACCTCCGTCGTActactcctcctcctcttcctcgtcCCCCGGGAACAAACTTGCAAAAGTTAGAACGAAACAAACTCGGTTCGTGAAGACCTTGTTCAACCGTAAGCATCACGTGTCGCATCCTTCGATTTCTTGGTCGTCttcaacatcttcttcttcttactcttcgtcttcttcctcgtcgtctcCACGGTCTAAATCAGTTCATCGTCCCGACAAGTGTTACCTTTCTTGCTCGAGATCGTACGTTAAAGACGATGACGAGGAAGAGAGTGGTTCGTCGTCTCCGACGTCAACGTTGTGTTATAAAAGAGGGTTTAGTATGAAGAGAGCTTTGTGTTCTATTCTGAGCCATAAATCTAGTCGTAGTGATCTTAGATTGGTTTAA
- the LOC106450291 gene encoding LOB domain-containing protein 15-like isoform X2 — protein sequence MSRERERFEEIGKKIKIDADAWPHQMAGIRRPMSGPHGTLNTITPCAACKLLRRRCAQECPFSPYFSPHEPHRFASVHKVFGASNVSKMLMEVPESQRADAANSLVYEANVRLRDPVYGCMGAISALQHQIQALQAELTAVRSEILKFNQREAVAALIVPSNSQVAGFHNSSGVSVIAPQPQTPSTPPQPTAADHPPPPSSCVFSQPTTRPLEYGDIESENNSYFG from the exons ATGTCAAGAGAAAG GGAGAGATTTGAAGAGATAGGGAAAAAGATCAAAATAGACGCAGATGCTTGGCCTCATCAGATGGCAGGAATCAGAAGACCAATGTCGGGTCCTCATGGGACTCTCAACACCATTACTCCTTGTGCAGCTTGCAAGCTTTTGCGCCGTAGATGCGCTCAAGAATGTCCATTTTCGCCGTACTTCTCCCCACATGAGCCTCATAGGTTCGCATCTGTCCACAAAGTCTTTGGAGCTAGCAACGTCTCCAAGATGCTAATG GAAGTACCAGAAAGCCAGAGAGCAGACGCGGCTAATAGTCTCGTGTATGAAGCAAACGTGAGGCTAAGAGATCCAGTATACGGATGCATGGGAGCCATCTCTGCTCTACAACACCAAATTCAAGCTTTACAAGCTGAGCTCACGGCCGTACGATCCGAAATTCTCAAGTTCAACCAACGAGAAGCTGTCGCCGCTTTGATCGTACCTTCCAACTCCCAAGTCGCCGGTTTTCATAACTCTAGCGGCGTCTCCGTCATTGCACCACAACCACAAACACCGTCAACTCCGCCGCAACCTACGGCGGCTGATCATCCGCCTCCTCCATCTTCTTGTGTTTTCTCTCAACCAACCACAAGACCATTAGAATACGGCGACATTGAAAGTGAGAACAACTCCTACTTcggttaa
- the LOC106447524 gene encoding uroporphyrinogen decarboxylase 2, chloroplastic: protein MSILQLSSSSLSFLSPRKSLSSSPKSPRTIRCSLEGTTVTERKVSATTEPLLLRAVKGEVIDRPPVWLMRQAGRYMKSYQTLCEKYPSFRDRSENADLVVEISLQPWKVFKPDGVILFSDILTPLSGMNIPFDIVKGKGPIIFNPPQSAADVSQVREFVPEESVPYVGEALKRLRNEVGNEAAVLGFVGAPFTLSSYVIEGGSSKNFTQIKRLAFSQPKVLHALLQKFTTSMITYIRYQADSGAQAVQIFDSWATELSPVDFEEFSLPYLKQIVEAVKQTHPNLPLILYASGSGGLLERLARTGVDVVSLDWTVDMAEGRDRLGRDIAVQGNVDPGVLFGSKEFITSRIEDTVKKAGRDKHILNLGHGIKVGTPEENVAHFFEVAQGIRY, encoded by the exons ATGTCAATCCTCCAGCTCTCTAGCTCTTCTCTTTCCTTCCTCTCCCCGAGAAAATCTCTGTCTTCGTCTCCGAAGTCTCCCCGGACAATTCGTTGTTCCCTCGAGG GAACCACTGTAACCGAGAGAAAAGTCTCTGCAACCACCGAGCCGCTTCTTCTCAGAGCTGTCAAAGGTGAAGTTATTGACAGACCTCCGGTTTGGCTTATGAGGCAAGCTGGGAGGTACATGAAG AGTTATCAAACTCTCTGTGAGAAGTATCCTTCTTTCCGGGATAGATCAGAGAATGCAGATCTTGTTGTGGAGATTTCTCTCCAGCCCTGGAAGGTGTTCAAGCCAGATGGTGTGATTCTTTTCTCAGACATTCTCACTCCTTTGTCTGGAATGAACATACCTTTCGACATTGTCAAAGGAAAAGGTCCAATCATCTTCAACCCGCCGCAGTCAGCTGCTGATGTGAGTCAAGTCAGAGAGTTCGTACCAGAGGAGTCTGTTCCTTACGTTGGAGAAGCACTCAAGAGGTTAAGAAACGAGGTGGGCAATGAAGCTGCGGTTCTTGGTTTTGTTGGAGCTCCATTCACTCTCTCCTCTTATGTTATTGAAGGTGGCTCATCTAAGAACTTCACACAGATCAAAAGATTAGCTTTCTCTCAGCCCAAG GTTCTACATGCTTTACTCCAGAAGTTCACTACCTCAATGATCACTTACATACGTTATCAAGCAGATAGTGGAGCTCAAGCTGTGCAGATCTTTGATTCTTGGGCTACAGAGCTTAGCCCTGTGGATTTCGAGGAGTTTAGCTTACCTTACCTCAAACAGATTGTGGAAGCTGTGAAACAGACTCACCCAAACCTCCCTCTGATACTGTATGCAAGTGGATCAGGAGGTTTGCTAGAGAGACTGGCTAGGACCGGTGTGGATGTTGTGAGCTTGGACTGGACCGTGGACATGGCTGAGGGAAGGGACAGGCTGGGAAGAGACATAGCGGTTCAAGGAAACGTGGATCCGGGAGTTTTGTTCGGATCCAAAGAGTTTATCACAAGCAGGATTGAAGATACTGTGAAGAAAGCTGGGAGGGATAAGCACATTCTGAACCTGGGGCATGGTATTAAAGTTGGAACTCCTGAAGAGAACGTTGCACACTTCTTTGAGGTTGCTCAAGGGATTAGATATTAA
- the LOC106450291 gene encoding LOB domain-containing protein 15-like isoform X1, giving the protein MFMFFVKIKVLPRFLVFRERFEEIGKKIKIDADAWPHQMAGIRRPMSGPHGTLNTITPCAACKLLRRRCAQECPFSPYFSPHEPHRFASVHKVFGASNVSKMLMEVPESQRADAANSLVYEANVRLRDPVYGCMGAISALQHQIQALQAELTAVRSEILKFNQREAVAALIVPSNSQVAGFHNSSGVSVIAPQPQTPSTPPQPTAADHPPPPSSCVFSQPTTRPLEYGDIESENNSYFG; this is encoded by the exons ATGTTCATGTTTTTCGTGAAAATTAAAGTTCTTCCTCGGTTCCTTGTGTTCAGGGAGAGATTTGAAGAGATAGGGAAAAAGATCAAAATAGACGCAGATGCTTGGCCTCATCAGATGGCAGGAATCAGAAGACCAATGTCGGGTCCTCATGGGACTCTCAACACCATTACTCCTTGTGCAGCTTGCAAGCTTTTGCGCCGTAGATGCGCTCAAGAATGTCCATTTTCGCCGTACTTCTCCCCACATGAGCCTCATAGGTTCGCATCTGTCCACAAAGTCTTTGGAGCTAGCAACGTCTCCAAGATGCTAATG GAAGTACCAGAAAGCCAGAGAGCAGACGCGGCTAATAGTCTCGTGTATGAAGCAAACGTGAGGCTAAGAGATCCAGTATACGGATGCATGGGAGCCATCTCTGCTCTACAACACCAAATTCAAGCTTTACAAGCTGAGCTCACGGCCGTACGATCCGAAATTCTCAAGTTCAACCAACGAGAAGCTGTCGCCGCTTTGATCGTACCTTCCAACTCCCAAGTCGCCGGTTTTCATAACTCTAGCGGCGTCTCCGTCATTGCACCACAACCACAAACACCGTCAACTCCGCCGCAACCTACGGCGGCTGATCATCCGCCTCCTCCATCTTCTTGTGTTTTCTCTCAACCAACCACAAGACCATTAGAATACGGCGACATTGAAAGTGAGAACAACTCCTACTTcggttaa
- the LOC106447526 gene encoding protein NRT1/ PTR FAMILY 5.1 isoform X3 translates to MILLTMAVTVKSLRPTCTNGVCNKASSLQIAFFYTSLYTIAIGAGGTKPNISTFGADQFDNYSIGEKKQKVSFFNWWMFSSFLGALFATLGLVYIQENLGWGLGYGIPTVGLLVSLVVFYIGTPFYRHKVIKSDNIAKDLVRVPIVAFKNRKLQCPSDILELHEFDSHYYKSTGKRQVHQTSTFRFLDKAAIKSCSRESPCTVTKVEVAKRVLGLTLIWLVTLIPSTLWAQVNTLFVKQGTTLDRKLGSDFQIPAASLGSFVTLSMLVSVPMYDQYFVPFMRKKTGNPRGITILQRLGIGFVIQIVAVAVASAVEVKRMRVIKEFNITSPKQVVPMSIFWLLPQYSLLGIGDVFNAIGLLEFFYDQSPEEMQSLGTTFFTSGIGLGNFLNSFLVTMIDKITSKGGGKSWIGDNLNDSRLDYYYGFLVVISVVNMGLFLLAASKYVYKSDDTKEFGGGCVQMEAKALDTSPLTL, encoded by the exons ATGATTCTCTTAACAATGGCGGTAACAGTAAAATCCTTAAGACCAACATGCACAAACGGGGTATGCAACAAGGCATCCTCTTTGCAAATAGCATTTTTCTACACGTCTCTCTATACCATAGCCATTGGAGCAGGTGGAACAAAACCAAACATTTCCACATTTGGAGCAGACCAATTCGATAATTATAGCATTGGAGAGAAAAAACAAAAGGTTTCATTCTTCAATTGGTGGATGTTCAGCTCCTTCTTGGGTGCATTATTCGCGACATTAGGACTTGTCTACATCCAAGAGAATCTTGGATGGGGTTTAGGTTATGGCATCCCTACCGTAGGACTCTTGGTTTCTCTCGTTGTGTTCTATATCGGAACACCATTTTACAGGCATAAGGTCATTAAATCAGACAATATAGCTAAAGATTTGGTTAGAGTCCCTATTGTGGCATTCAAAAACCGAAAGCTTCAATGTCCTAGTGACATTTTGGAGCTTCATGAGTTTGACTCCCATTATTACAAAAGCACTGGTAAACGTCAAGTTCATCAGACTTCCACTTTCAG GTTCTTGGATAAAGCCGCCATTAAGTCATGTTCCAGAGAGTCACCTTGTACGGTGACAAAAGTGGAAGTGGCAAAGCGGGTACTAGGGCTTACGTTAATATGGCTTGTCACTTTAATCCCAAGCACCTTATGGGCACAAGTCAATACTCTCTTCGTCAAACAAGGGACCACGCTGGACCGGAAACTCGGATCAGACTTCCAAATCCCTGCGGCTTCTCTTGGAAGCTTTGTTACTCTCTCAATGCTTGTCTCAGTGCCAATGTATGACCAATACTTTGTTCCCTTCATGCGCAAGAAAACCGGAAACCCTAGAGGGATCACTATACTCCAaaggctagggatagggtttGTGATCCAAATTGTTGCAGTTGCTGTTGCTTCTGCCGTCGAGGTCAAGAGGATGCGCGTAATAAAGGAATTTAATATAACTAGCCCGAAACAAGTTGTGCCAATGAGCATTTTCTGGCTGCTCCCTCAGTACTCTCTTCTAGGCATTGGGGATGTGTTCAACGCGATTGGTTTGCTTGAGTTTTTCTACGATCAGTCACCCGAGGAGATGCAGAGCCTTGGAACGACGTTTTTTACAAGTGGAATCGGTCTAGGAAACTTCTTGAACAGTTTCTTGGTGACTATGATTGATAAAATCACGAGTAAAGGGGGAGGGAAGAGTTGGATTGGGGATAATTTGAATGATTCTAGGCTAGATTACTATTATGGGTTTCTAGTGGTGATTTCGGTTGTGAACATGGGATTGTTCTTGTTGGCAGCTAGCAAGTATGTCTACAAGAGTGATGATACGAAAGAGTTTGGTGGAGGATGTGTTCAAATGGAGGCCAAGGCCTTAGACACATCTCCTCTTACTCTTTGA
- the LOC106447526 gene encoding protein NRT1/ PTR FAMILY 5.1 isoform X2 has translation MEAAKVYTQDGTVDLQGRPVLASRTGRWKACSFLLGYEAFERMAFYGIASNLVNYLTTRLHEDTISSVRNVNNWSGAVWITPIAGAYIADSYIGRFWTFTASSLIYVLGMILLTMAVTVKSLRPTCTNGVCNKASSLQIAFFYTSLYTIAIGAGGTKPNISTFGADQFDNYSIGEKKQKVSFFNWWMFSSFLGALFATLGLVYIQENLGWGLGYGIPTVGLLVSLVVFYIGTPFYRHKVIKSDNIAKDLVRVPIVAFKNRKLQCPSDILELHEFDSHYYKSTGKRQVHQTSTFRFLDKAAIKSCSRESPCTVTKVEVAKRVLGLTLIWLVTLIPSTLWAQVNTLFVKQGTTLDRKLGSDFQIPAASLGSFVTLSMLVSVPMYDQYFVPFMRKKTGNPRGITILQRLGIGFVIQIVAVAVASAVEVKRMRVIKEFNITSPKQVVPMSIFWLLPQYSLLGIGDVFNAIGLLEFFYDQSPEEMQSLGTTFFTSGIGLGNFLNSFLVTMIDKITSKGGGKSWIGDNLNDSRLDYYYGFLVVISVVNMGLFLLAASKYVYKSDDTKEFGGGCVQMEAKALDTSPLTL, from the exons atggaGGCTGCAAAAGTCTACACACAAGATGGCACCGTCGACCTCCAAGGCCGTCCCGTCCTCGCGTCCAGGACCGGCCGTTGGAAGGCTTGCTCATTCCTCCTCG GGTATGAAGCGTTTGAGCGGATGGCGTTTTATGGAATAGCTTCGAACTTGGTGAATTATTTGACAACAAGACTACACGAAGACACGATCTCTTCGGTTAGAAATGTGAATAATTGGTCCGGTGCCGTTTGGATCACGCCGATAGCCGGAGCGTACATCGCTGACTCATACATCGGCCGCTTCTGGACTTTTACTGCCTCCTCTCTCATCTACGTCCTG GGGATGATTCTCTTAACAATGGCGGTAACAGTAAAATCCTTAAGACCAACATGCACAAACGGGGTATGCAACAAGGCATCCTCTTTGCAAATAGCATTTTTCTACACGTCTCTCTATACCATAGCCATTGGAGCAGGTGGAACAAAACCAAACATTTCCACATTTGGAGCAGACCAATTCGATAATTATAGCATTGGAGAGAAAAAACAAAAGGTTTCATTCTTCAATTGGTGGATGTTCAGCTCCTTCTTGGGTGCATTATTCGCGACATTAGGACTTGTCTACATCCAAGAGAATCTTGGATGGGGTTTAGGTTATGGCATCCCTACCGTAGGACTCTTGGTTTCTCTCGTTGTGTTCTATATCGGAACACCATTTTACAGGCATAAGGTCATTAAATCAGACAATATAGCTAAAGATTTGGTTAGAGTCCCTATTGTGGCATTCAAAAACCGAAAGCTTCAATGTCCTAGTGACATTTTGGAGCTTCATGAGTTTGACTCCCATTATTACAAAAGCACTGGTAAACGTCAAGTTCATCAGACTTCCACTTTCAG GTTCTTGGATAAAGCCGCCATTAAGTCATGTTCCAGAGAGTCACCTTGTACGGTGACAAAAGTGGAAGTGGCAAAGCGGGTACTAGGGCTTACGTTAATATGGCTTGTCACTTTAATCCCAAGCACCTTATGGGCACAAGTCAATACTCTCTTCGTCAAACAAGGGACCACGCTGGACCGGAAACTCGGATCAGACTTCCAAATCCCTGCGGCTTCTCTTGGAAGCTTTGTTACTCTCTCAATGCTTGTCTCAGTGCCAATGTATGACCAATACTTTGTTCCCTTCATGCGCAAGAAAACCGGAAACCCTAGAGGGATCACTATACTCCAaaggctagggatagggtttGTGATCCAAATTGTTGCAGTTGCTGTTGCTTCTGCCGTCGAGGTCAAGAGGATGCGCGTAATAAAGGAATTTAATATAACTAGCCCGAAACAAGTTGTGCCAATGAGCATTTTCTGGCTGCTCCCTCAGTACTCTCTTCTAGGCATTGGGGATGTGTTCAACGCGATTGGTTTGCTTGAGTTTTTCTACGATCAGTCACCCGAGGAGATGCAGAGCCTTGGAACGACGTTTTTTACAAGTGGAATCGGTCTAGGAAACTTCTTGAACAGTTTCTTGGTGACTATGATTGATAAAATCACGAGTAAAGGGGGAGGGAAGAGTTGGATTGGGGATAATTTGAATGATTCTAGGCTAGATTACTATTATGGGTTTCTAGTGGTGATTTCGGTTGTGAACATGGGATTGTTCTTGTTGGCAGCTAGCAAGTATGTCTACAAGAGTGATGATACGAAAGAGTTTGGTGGAGGATGTGTTCAAATGGAGGCCAAGGCCTTAGACACATCTCCTCTTACTCTTTGA
- the LOC106447523 gene encoding WEB family protein At2g40480 — protein MAEEEHLNPVGVSQVPGIRRVGLRAEIDTSLPFGSVQEEVTRLGGRGYWVPFKLEDNYNGVGEFDIKRMEEHAAELEKDLIVKELETLDVLEALGTTKRIVEDLKRQLHQESLRSSAEQIKEMNNDGHSNHNPISPSPDLILTELKQAKINLGKTMDDLVMIQSSVESLNKKMKEEKKFLDNAREKLTYGFGGEVVSLAETPREQVKIDAEPTEETCLKQQNKNCLRTAEMRLVAARKMEEAAKAAEELAMAEITMLSSSAAYGESEEEEEDEFCFPEPPRSPFRTPRGFGNDHESRRGMILKKLEEATEGVREGKQALEDALNRVEIANEKQLAAETAFRGWSKHSSPPMNQPQRSFFSHLNKPVVKSNVSMRDVLRRKQVPKEDDVHKRQSLEGETPRRHVNLSQMLKELKQDVKEEVREEKRFVTQRRKFGFIHITLPMHKQSKKKSSL, from the exons ATGGCAGAGGAGGAGCATCTGAATCCTGTTGGTGTTTCTCAAGTACCGGGGATAAGGAGAGTGGGTTTGAGAGCTGAGATAGATACTTCTCTGccgttcggttcggttcaggaGGAGGTGACACGGTTAGGTGGTCGTGGGTACTGGGTTCCTTTCAAGCTCGAAGACAACTAC AATGGTGTAGGAGAGTTTGACATAAAGAGAATGGAAGAGCATGCAGCTGAGCTAGAGAAAGATCTAATAGTGAAAGAGTTAGAAACTCTAGACGTCCTAGAAGCACTAGGAACCACCAAGAGGATCGTCGAAGACTTGAAACGCCAGCTTCACCAAGAGTCCTTGAGATCATCAGCCGAACAGATCAAAGAGATGAACAACGACGGCCACAGCAACCACAACCCCATCTCACCATCCCCCGATCTCATCTTGACGGAACTAAAGCAAGCCAAGATAAACCTCGGCAAAACCATGGACGATCTCGTGATGATCCAGTCCTCCGTCGAGTCTCTcaacaagaaaatgaaagaagagaaaaagtttCTTGACAATGCAAGAGAGAAGCTTACATATGGCTTTGGAGGAGAGGTGGTGTCACTAGCTGAAACACCAAGGGAACAAGTAAAGATCGATGCTGAACCAACCGAGGAAACATGTTTAAAACAACAGAACAAGAACTGTCTGAGAACAGCAGAGATGAGACTCGTTGCTGCTAGGAAGATGGAGGAAGCTGCTAAAGCGGCTGAGGAGCTTGCGATGGCTGAAATAACAATGTTGTCATCATCAGCAGCCTACGGTGAAagcgaggaggaggaggaggatgagtTTTGCTTTCCGGAGCCTCCAAGATCTCCGTTTAGGACACCGAGAGGGTTTGGGAACGATCACGAGTCGAGAAGAGGGATGATCTTGAAGAAGCTTGAGGAAGCTACGGAAGGGGTTAGAGAAGGGAAACAAGCGTTGGAAGATGCGTTGAACCGAGTAGAGATTGCTAACGAGAAGCAGCTCGCTGCTGAAACTGCTTTCCGCGGGTGGAGCAAACACTCATCACCACCTATGAATCAACCCCAACGCTCCTTCTTCAGCCATCTGAACAAGCCAGTGGTGAAGTCTAATGTCTCGATGCGTGATGTTCTAAGGCGTAAGCAAGTTCCAAAGGAAGATGATGTGCACAAGAGGCAGAGTCTTGAAGGAGAGACACCGAGGCGGCATGTGAATTTGAGCCAGATgttgaaggagctgaagcaggaTGTGAAAGAGGAGGTGCGTGAAGAGAAACGGTTTGTCACGCAGAGgaggaagtttgggttcatacaCATTACACTTCCAATGCACAAGCAGAGTAAGAAAAAATCCAGCCTATAA